The sequence AAAGATGCAGGAATTCTTCTCCGGATATCAATGCGTCTCCACGCCGGAGAACTCCAGTTTCCGCGTTGTGCGCGTGGTCGGCCATGATGTCGAATTTGTGAATTCCGCCAATAGCGACACGCAAGGCCTCTGGGCAAACGATCGATTTATTAAGCAATAAGCTAAACGCCAACGTTCCGGCTAAACGCCGGGGCGTCTGATTTTCTGCATAAACCCACCGACTTTTAAAGCCGGTGGGGCTGTGAACCTGCGAGTTATAAAGCGGCTGGGCATTGCGTGCCCGGCCGTTTTTATTTGTGCCCATTTTTTCGATGAAATGAAACCGATAAAAAAGCCGATGCGGGCTGTCGATCCGCATCGGCAATACGCCTTCTCGCAAAGCGCAGGGAGAAACACCTAGCCGTTCAAACGGCGATCAATGCGAATCGCGCGGCACCGGCGCGCCGCTCGATCCGACCAGGAAGTCGAGGTCGGCGCCCTGGTCCGCTTGCAGCACGTGTTCGACGTAGAGCTTGTAGTAGCCGCGCGTGGGCGGCGCAGGCGGCTGCCAGGCCGCGCGGCGACGCGCGAGTTCTTCGTCGGTGACGTCCAGATGCAGACGGCGCGCGTCGACGTCGAGTTCGATCATGTCGCCGGTTTGCACGAACGCGAGCGGCCCACCTGCGGCCGCTTCCGGCGATACATGCAGCACCACCGAGCCGTAGGCCGTGCCGCTCATGCGGCCGTCCGAAATGCGCACCATGTCCGTGATGCCTTTTTGCAGCACCTTCTTCGGCAGCGGCATGTTGCCGACTTCCGCAAAGCCCGGATAGCCCTTCGGCCCCGCGCCCTTGAGCACCATGACGCAGTGTTCGTCGATATCGAGCGATTCGTCGTCGATCTTCGCGTGCAATTCCTCGATGGTCTCGAACACCACGGCGCGGCCGCGATGCTTCAGCAGCTGCGGCGTCGCGGCCGACGGCTTGATCACCGCGCCGTTCGGCGCCAGGTTGCCCTTGAGCACCGCAATGCCGGCCTTCGGCTTGAACGGTTCGGCGAACGTCGTGATGACCTTCTCGTCGTAATTCGACGCGTTGCGCACGTTGTCCCAGATCGTCTTGCCGTTCACCGTCAGCGCTTCACGATGCAGAAGGCCTTGTTCGCCGAGTTGCTTGAGCACCGCAGGCAAACCGCCCGCGTAGTAAAAGTCTTCCATCAGGTATTCGCCTGACGGTTGCAGATTCACCAGGCACGGCACGTTCGAGCCGAGCTCCCAGTCTTCCAGCGAAAGCTCAACGCCGATGCGTTTGGCCAGCGCGATCAGATGCACGACCGCATTGGTCGAGCCGCCGATCGCCGCATTGGTGCGGATCGCGTTTTCGAACGCCTCGCGCGTAAGGATCTTGTCCATCGTCAGATCCTCGCGGACCATGTCGACGATGCGCCGCCCAGCGAGATGCGCGAGCACCTGCCGGCGGGCGTCGACGGCGGGAATCGCCGCGTTGTGCGGCAAGCCCATGCCGAGCGATTCAACCATCGAGGCCATTGTCGATGCCGTACCCATCGTCATGCAATGGCCGCGCGAGCGGTTCATGCACGACTCGGCTTCGGTGAATTCTTCCTGCGTCATGGTCCCGGCGCGCACTTCCTCTGACATCTGCCAGACGCCCGTTCCAGAGCCAATGTTCTTGCCGCGAAACCGTCCGTTGAGCATCGGCCCGCCGGACACCGCCAGTGCGGGCAGGTTGCACGACGCCGCGCCCATCAGCAGCGCGGGCGTGGTCTTGTCGCAACCCACCAGCAGGATCACGCCGTCCATCGGATTGCCGCGAATCGACTCCTCGACGTCCATCGAAGCGAGGTTGCGGAATAGCATGGCGGTCGGCCGCAAATTGGTTTCGCCGAGCGACATCACCGGAAACTCGAGTGGCAAGCCGCCCGCTTCGTGCACGCCCTTTTTTACATACTCGGCGAGCTCGCGAAAA comes from Burkholderia sp. GAS332 and encodes:
- a CDS encoding dihydroxyacid dehydratase, producing MADSNQTKKPLRSQAWFGLKDRDGFLHRSWMKNQGIPHDEFDGRPVIGICNTWSELTPCNAHFRELAEYVKKGVHEAGGLPLEFPVMSLGETNLRPTAMLFRNLASMDVEESIRGNPMDGVILLVGCDKTTPALLMGAASCNLPALAVSGGPMLNGRFRGKNIGSGTGVWQMSEEVRAGTMTQEEFTEAESCMNRSRGHCMTMGTASTMASMVESLGMGLPHNAAIPAVDARRQVLAHLAGRRIVDMVREDLTMDKILTREAFENAIRTNAAIGGSTNAVVHLIALAKRIGVELSLEDWELGSNVPCLVNLQPSGEYLMEDFYYAGGLPAVLKQLGEQGLLHREALTVNGKTIWDNVRNASNYDEKVITTFAEPFKPKAGIAVLKGNLAPNGAVIKPSAATPQLLKHRGRAVVFETIEELHAKIDDESLDIDEHCVMVLKGAGPKGYPGFAEVGNMPLPKKVLQKGITDMVRISDGRMSGTAYGSVVLHVSPEAAAGGPLAFVQTGDMIELDVDARRLHLDVTDEELARRRAAWQPPAPPTRGYYKLYVEHVLQADQGADLDFLVGSSGAPVPRDSH